Proteins encoded within one genomic window of Perognathus longimembris pacificus isolate PPM17 chromosome 28, ASM2315922v1, whole genome shotgun sequence:
- the Tceal7 gene encoding transcription elongation factor A protein-like 7: MQKPCKENEGKPKCVVPKREDDRPYAEFERQQMEGNFRQRLLQSLEEFKEDIDYRHLKDEEMAGEGDEMERCLEEIRGLRKKFRALHSNHRHSRDRPFPI; this comes from the coding sequence ATGCAAAAACCCtgcaaagaaaatgaaggaaagcccAAATGCGTCGTGCCAAAAAGGGAAGATGATCGTCCTTATGCAGAATTTGAACGCCAGCAAATGGAAGGGAATTTTAGGCAGAGGCTGCTTCAGTCTCTCGAAGAATTTAAAGAGGACATAGACTATAGGCATCTTAAGGATGAGGAAATGGCAGGAGAGGGAGATGAGATGGAAAGGTGCTTAGAGGAGATAAGAGGTCTGAGAAAAAAATTTCGGGCTCTGCATTCTAACCACAGGCATTCTCGGGACCGTCCTTTTCCCATTTAA